TGTCAGATAGTACCAATGCGCGTGCGGTGCATCGCCTTCGATGCGATAGCGTCGTTCCATCACGGCGAAAGTTTCGTCGGTCAACCAGGCAGAGAGGCCGAAACGCCAGAGCTGATTGAGATGGCGCACATGGTCGACCAGCGTCGCCGCATAGAGCAGGTGCCGCAGATTGAGAATGAGTGTGGCCAGCCAGATGACGCCGAGACCGGAACCTGTGCCGAGCAGCAGGATGGCAATGAACTGGGCCGATCCCGAGAAGACAAACAGCGACATGCACATGACGGCGATCGGCGACAGGCCCTTGGCGATTCCCAGCGCGCCGAAAATCAACCCGAACGGAAACGCTGAAATCATGACCGGTAATGTGGCCAGCAGGCCACGGCCGATCTCGGACCCGATCGTCCGATCGGTCTGTGTTTCGGATGTCATCGGATCACACGATCCCGTAGGAGCCGCCGGGGCGCGTGCGCAGGATATCGGCGATACGCTGCAATGCGTTCTCCAGGATGCGTCGGTCGGCCGGGGCGCACAGGCACAGGCGGACGCCATTGGGCGCGTTGCGTGTCAGCG
This genomic interval from Rhodospirillaceae bacterium contains the following:
- a CDS encoding AzlC family ABC transporter permease, with product MTSETQTDRTIGSEIGRGLLATLPVMISAFPFGLIFGALGIAKGLSPIAVMCMSLFVFSGSAQFIAILLLGTGSGLGVIWLATLILNLRHLLYAATLVDHVRHLNQLWRFGLSAWLTDETFAVMERRYRIEGDAPHAHWYYLTSCLGMYLNWGFWTFIGIVLGTQYEGIEKWGLEFAMVVTFIGIVMPALRSRPYWVAAIVAAVVATLGHALPFKLGLMLGALAGIGAGLALQEIKRRNAASDVV